Below is a genomic region from Rhodothermales bacterium.
CGAAGCTGTTCGACCCCGGAGTCACGCGGACGTATTTGCCCGACTCCTCTTCGAGCGATACAGAAATGATTCATCTCGCGTTTGCCGGCGTGGGGCTGACACCGGGAGATCAGTACTGGATCGAAGTCGAGAGGAACAGTGGCGACGTAGTGAAATGGACGTACGTCCTGCAGGGCCGCGGCGCCCGCACTTCATCCTACTACTGGACTGACTACCGGAACTTCGAAATGCCGTCGGGCACCGTTCGGCTTGCTCAGCGAAAGGAGTCCGCCACTGCACCCGTCGCGATCCTCACTGAGGTGCACGCGCTTCCGCCATCGGTTCCGGACGAACTCTTCGCGAACCCAGAGATGGCAATGGAGTAGGCGGGACATCACCGGTTGTCGTTAACCGGCGCCGACAGGTCAGATCTCATTTGGACTTCCGCCTCTTCATAGCACGCCGATATCTCGTTGGCCGAAAGCGACTGACGCTGATTTCGATTATCACGGGGATATCCACTGTAGGAGTGACGGTGGGAGTGGCGGCGCTCATCATTGTGTTGTCGGTGATGAACGGCTTCTTCGATTTCGTGCGCGACCTCCTTGTTTCGGTTGATCCTCATGTGCGCATTGAGGCGGTGCAGGGCCGGGGGATTCCATCTCCCGATTCGGTTCGGCAGGTCGCCCTTGCCATTCCGGGCGTCGTTACCGCCACGCCGTATGTGCAGGGCAAGGCCCTGCTGGCGTACGAAGGAGAAACCGAGACGGCGAAGGTCGTACTTGTGAGGGGCATCGATCCCGGGCAGTTTTCATCGGAGGACGAGGTGGACCGAACGGGATTCGGCTCATTCAATCTGGAGCGTGAGGACGGGCTGTCGGGAATGGTGATCGGGATCGGGTTGGCGCGGCGATTCGGGCTGTCTCCAAAAAGCGGTTCGCTTGATGCCAGCCGGCTTGGTCTGCTTTCGGCACCGGAACTGGAGCGACGAATCACGCAGCCGTTTGCCGGATTCCACGTTCCGCGGTTTGAAGTCCGAGGGGTCTACGACCTGGAGTCGGGAAACGACGAAAGCCGTGTGTATATCGCGATCTCCGAGGCGCAGCGGCTCTTTCGCACGGGCAAGTCTGTCACCGGCATCGAGATTCGTCTGGATGATCTCGAGAAGGCGGCGGCCGTCAAATCACAGCTTCAGGCCAGACTTCCGTCCGATCGATTTGCTGTCAGCACGTGGTATGATCTTCAGAGATCGCTCTACAGCGTGATGAAACTGGAGAAGTGGGCTGCGACGCTCATTCTGGCCCTGATCATTGTCGTGGCTGCGTTCAGCATCGTGGCCTCCATAACAATGGTGGTCCTGGAGAAACGTCGGGACATCGGGGTGTTGCAGGCCATGGGCGTGTCGCGGAAGGATATCGCCTGGATTTTCCGACTTGAGGGCCTGTTGATCGGCATTACGGGAACGATTGCCGGGCTGGTCCTGGGCCTGGGGATGTCGCTGGCGCAGAAGTACCTGGAACTGGTGCCACTTGTGGGTGCGGACTCGTTTCTGCTTCGGGCGTATCCGGTTTCTATCCGGGTATGGGATGTTGCGGGAGTCGCGGCGATTGCCTTGCTTCTGTGCGTAGTGGCGTCTCTCTACCCGGCTTCCAGGGCGGCGTCGGTGCAGCCGGCCGTGGCCGTGAATGTGGAGTAGGCCTCTCACCGCTCCGAGCCCGCACATTCCCCACGCTTCGGGGCTCCATTTCCCGTCATCAGTATTCCGAAGAACCTGTTTTCTATAGCCGGGGCAGGTCGCACAACGACCAAGCCCAGGGTGCCGCGACGCTTGCCAGCAGTCACTTCAGTGGAACGATTCTTCGGGTGTGTCGGGAATGTTTGAAAGTGTGACGATGGGGTCGTCTTTCGCTCGCCGAACGAGATGCCTCTCGCTGGTCGCGGTGTTGGTCGTACTTATTGGGTCACCGGCCGGCGGCCAGACGGCACGGGTCCAGTTCATCAACGCGTCGACCTACGAAGCGGCGGACACGATTGATGTCTATCTCGATGGCGTTCTCCTGCTGGACGACCTGCTCCGCAAGACCGGGACCCCTTTTCGAGATTATCCGGCCGCTGTCCCCCTGAACCTCGAGGTGAAGCGTGCGGGTGCAGTGGAGGAACCTGAGGCGTTCTACAGTGAGACAGTCACGCTCGAGCCGGGCGAGCGGTACTTCGCCATCGCGGCGGGCGATCCAGCGAACCGCATCGGCCAACCGCCTTTCAAGATCTTCTTCCGCGCGGGTGCACCCGAGGGCTCCGAACTTCCCGGGTACACTCAGATGGTCGTATTTAACAACGACCCGGCGGGAGCGGTCACCAATATCGTAAGGGGCATTGGGGAGCAAAGCGATCTCGCGAAGTTCTACGGATATGGTGAGTTCAGCGACATGTTGTACGCGGGGAAAATGGCATGGGACGTCGATTGCTTTCAGGCGGAGACAGACAGCGTTCTACATATAGCTCCGGACTTCACGGACTTTGGCCGGAGGTCGGCCGCGCTTATCGGTTTTTGCAGGCTGATCGTGCTGTCCGACGGAACGACATACACTCCCGCCGAAAATGTCGCCCATCTGCAATTTGCCCATATCGCCTCCTATCCAGGGTCATACGCGGTAGATGTCTTAATCGATGGCCGTGTTGTTGCAAACAACGTGCCTGCCGGCTCGGCCACAGCATTTTTCGACGTACCCTCCGGCTTGCGGGAGGAAACCGCGCCGGACATCAAGATCGAGGTGAGGGCGTCGGGACGCAGGGACGACGAGCCGCTCTACACCTTGGAGGAAAAGTTTCTTTTCGGGCACCGGTACGTTTCGGTGCTTGCCGGGAATCGGCGCGACGCTGACGCTACAAATCCGGTCGCACTTTATGTGACTGAAGTTGGGGTCGACTCGACACTTCAGCAGGCCGACGGACTTGTGACGGTCTTTAACGGCATTGGCG
It encodes:
- a CDS encoding FtsX-like permease family protein, whose product is MDFRLFIARRYLVGRKRLTLISIITGISTVGVTVGVAALIIVLSVMNGFFDFVRDLLVSVDPHVRIEAVQGRGIPSPDSVRQVALAIPGVVTATPYVQGKALLAYEGETETAKVVLVRGIDPGQFSSEDEVDRTGFGSFNLEREDGLSGMVIGIGLARRFGLSPKSGSLDASRLGLLSAPELERRITQPFAGFHVPRFEVRGVYDLESGNDESRVYIAISEAQRLFRTGKSVTGIEIRLDDLEKAAAVKSQLQARLPSDRFAVSTWYDLQRSLYSVMKLEKWAATLILALIIVVAAFSIVASITMVVLEKRRDIGVLQAMGVSRKDIAWIFRLEGLLIGITGTIAGLVLGLGMSLAQKYLELVPLVGADSFLLRAYPVSIRVWDVAGVAAIALLLCVVASLYPASRAASVQPAVAVNVE